In the Acetobacterium sp. KB-1 genome, ACTGTCTGCCATGGCAAAGATATGCTGCATGATGTTGGACGTTGCAATCGCCCCATCGACATCGCTTGGATCATCCGGACCCAGGGTTATTCCCGCGGTATGATCCGCTCCCATCGCCGTTGTTGCATAAGTATAACCGGTACCAATTGAACCGCGCGGATCGTAACCAGGCAGAGCCTGATTCTTGCAGATTGGGATTCGCTTGCTATTAAAATGCCGGCCCACTTGCTCTGTACCCTGGCCAAGCAAATTCCCCAACTCCGTCCCATCAGAAATTTGTTGATATAATTCCAACGCTGCAATAGCATCGCCCCATGGGATGATTCCGGCTTCCATACACAAGGCGATGGTTGCGCCTGTTTCAATGGTATCCAGGCCAATATCATCGCACATCCGATCCATTTTTGCAATGGCTTCATAATCATAGATATCACAATTTGGACCACAGAGCGCAATGGTTTCATATTCAAAACCACCGGTTAAAAAGTTTCCATCATCGTCATTGACAATATTTGAACATTTAACCAAACACCCCGCTTGACAGGGATGCTTGTTCTTGCCATTCTTATTGACAAATTCCAGGAACTTATCCGATTTTAAATTCTCAATATTTTCAGAAATCGTGCCCGTGAAATTGTGTGTCGGGATGATCCCTGCAGGGCCCACTAAATCAATGGTCGAAGCCGTCCCCACTAAAGAAAAAGGGCTTGTTTTTGACGATTCAATTACCGCTTGATTGAGTTCTTTTTTGATTTTTTTAAATTGTTCTTGATCCGCAAATTCGAGCGTATTTTTTTCAGTAGCTTTTTGAATGACGATACCTTTAATCCGTTTGGAACCTAAAACAGATCCCAAGCCACCCCGGCCGGCCGCCCGACACGGATAATTGGTGCCAAATTCAGTTACCTGCAAAGAAGAATTCTTGTACAGCCGTTCTCCCGCCCGACCAATGGAAATTACCGAGACCTTTTCACCATAGTTATTTTGCATCTGCTCCACAAATTCATAATTGTTCATCCCCTCATATGATGACGCATCTTCCAGACTGATCGTTCCGCTTGATTGAATCAGAACAAACTGCATTGCCGCATCCTCTTTAGGAATATCTTCAATCACAATCGCGCGGATATTGTGTCCGGCTAACGCACCAGCCACACTTCCCCCGACATTTGATTCTTTTATGCCATTGGTCAGCGGACTTTTAGCCCCAACCGAAAGTCGATCGGCACAAACCAGTCCACTACCGGCAAACATACCGGTGCAAAAGATAAGTTTAGCCTCTTCACCCAGAGGATCACAGCTCGGGTTCACCTCATCGATTAAAAATTGTGCAATTAAACTTCGCCCGCCCAAGCCCAAATAGGCATCTTTGTAGTTTTCAGTTTTAACGGTATTATTGCTTGAGTTAATTCGGATTGTTTTCCACATGATTATTTCTCCTTAGAAAAATTCGACTTACATGAATACATGTTACGATATGCGTTCATACTAACGCGCTCTTTTTCTTTAAATAGTTTGTAGAGTGTCCTGACTGAATCAAATCCGATCAGCTCTGAGATTTTCTCAATTGAATAATCATACTCAACAAGATATCTTTTGGCATATCCCAATCTGATTTCAATCAAGGTTTTATTAAAAGATGTATTGAAATACTTTTTAAATATCCGGGTAACATGCCGGGGCGTTGTATGAAAAATGATCGCCATTTTTTCAAGTGTTATTTTTTCACTTATGTTACGATGAATATATTTTGTCATCAGAAGTGCTCTGTTTTCATATTTTAAATGGTCATTTAACCCGTCGTCTTTACCCGTAAGCATATTCTGAATCATACTCATTACGATCAATGAGAGGAGTCCTTGAAGCTTTAAATAATAAAAATGCTGGCGACTTAGAAAGGCGTTGCAAAGATCATCAATCAACGCCATTACACCATTTGTATCGCTTGAAATCGCGTATTTACGAATGCTTTTTAAGTATCGATCCAATTCATCAATTTGATATTCCAACGCGGTCATTTTACTGTCATCACATTTGTTTTTTATTATTTCAAAAGTGATCAAAAATCTATCATTTCCATAAAAGCTATCTGTTTTCATATGGTGCTCAACATTGGGGGCTAAATAAAGGATATCATGTTTCTGTAGTTCTAATTCTTCGCCATCACAGATTACGACCATTTGGCCATTTAGCACATAATAAAGTTCATGGAAATCATGACTGTGCGGAAATTCGATGTGGTCCTGGTTCATAAACTGGTTATTATGGATTACGATACTAAAAGAGTCATAAGATAATGTCACGTATGTTCCCATCAAATCATTATATTTTTGACGTTCAGCAAATGAATAGCTCATTTTTTTGCTCCTCTTTTTCTCAATAATTCCATTTCGATCCGAAGTCGTTTACAGAAACTATTTATCAAAATTATACCATGTATTGATGCTCTTTTTGATTGTTATTTTAAACTTTTCCTGCTTCAAGGCAGATTTTTATGTGCGCTAAAATCAGCCAACTTTTACAATGATTGCAGCAGCGGAGTCCCCGGCTGCACATCCACAGACCAATACGTAACCGCCACCTTTAATAACCGCTTCTTCAATGCCTTCCATTAATAGCCTTGCAATTGTTGGACCTTGAGGATGACCAAATACCAATGATGTCCCATAATTATTGATCCGGGTTTGTTTAATCCCCAGTGTTTTTGCTAAATGAAGGTCATTTGCGATGAAAGGACTATGGTTTTTAATCGCGATCAAATCGTTAATGCCGATACCAGCTTTTTCCATTGCCATTTGTCCGGCACCGGCCGGAGCCGCCGGCATGAATGCTTTTTTTGTTCGATTAAAACCGTAAGAAACAACTTGTACCGTTACTTTTTCGGTGCTTAATGCCGCTGCTTTTTGCTTGGTAGTAATGATCATCCCGGTATTCCCGTCAGCCGGGTGTGTTTGGGAACCGAAGGTATGAATCCCATCTTCAGCAACCGGCCGTAGTTTTTCCAGATCTTCTTTGGTTGTTTGGGCAACGCCTTCGTCTTCACTGATGATCAGGGTGTTTTTTCTTGATTTCAGCTCAATCGGAAACATATATTTTTTCTGGAATGCTCGATCATTGGCCAGAGCATCGGCATATTGTTGATATCGCATTAAGGTTACTTCATCCGCTTCCGCTCTGGTAAATCCGCCTTCTCTGGCCACGTTCTCTGCTGTGGTCAGCATCCCAAAGCCAGTTGAAGGATCGCGGTTGATATTGTCCATGTTGATATTTTCCGACACGACTTCCCCGCCCGGACCTTGTGGATTTGGCCAGATAATATGTGGCCCATTAGAAATCCGATCCGTCATCATGCAATATGCGGTTGACAAGGTACCCATCTCAACTGCTAATGCCGCTGAATAAATGGTATTGGTGGAAGTCGCACATGCATGACTGATGGCCATCCCAGGAATGGTTAAGCCCATTTCATTCGCTGCCCAGGACGCGCCAAAGAAAGATCCCGGCTGGATAACCGTATGACCAAGATAAAGAAACTCGATCATCTGGGGATCAAAACCCTTTGCTTTTAAAAAACGCTTACCGGTCTGGGCCGCCAATTTAATGGAATTTTCATTTTGAAGACTTCCCTGCCATTTACAAAATGGTGTGCTGAAATACCCCCCGTATGGAATATATGCCTTGTTAAACACCGTTGTCCTCCTTGTTAATTTTATTTTTATTGAGACGCCTATTTCACAGTTCGTTATTGCAACTTGAATTATTAGTCGCTTACTGTAAAAAGATGATTGTTGAATTCTTCGCTGAATTTCTCAGTAATAAAATTCGACTTAGCCATACACTTGTCTGCTATTGGTTTAAACCTAAACCATTAAACCTCAACTTCATTTCTGCTGATGACATCATTTTGCATCGCCTCACTTAGCTCGTTAAAATAGGCGGAGTAACCGGCAATCCTGACGACCAGATCGCGATACGCAGCCGGATCTTTTTGTGCGGCTCTCATCGCTTCTGTGCTTACAACGTTATATTGAACCTCCATTCCGCCTTTTTCAAAATAGGCCTTGGTCATATTTAGTAGGGCTTTTTTCGCACCTTGCGTTTGTAGCGATGAGGGATGCACTTTCAGGTTTAGCGCGATGCCATCCATGTATTTCCCATGATCGATGTGACAGGCT is a window encoding:
- a CDS encoding AraC family transcriptional regulator codes for the protein MSYSFAERQKYNDLMGTYVTLSYDSFSIVIHNNQFMNQDHIEFPHSHDFHELYYVLNGQMVVICDGEELELQKHDILYLAPNVEHHMKTDSFYGNDRFLITFEIIKNKCDDSKMTALEYQIDELDRYLKSIRKYAISSDTNGVMALIDDLCNAFLSRQHFYYLKLQGLLSLIVMSMIQNMLTGKDDGLNDHLKYENRALLMTKYIHRNISEKITLEKMAIIFHTTPRHVTRIFKKYFNTSFNKTLIEIRLGYAKRYLVEYDYSIEKISELIGFDSVRTLYKLFKEKERVSMNAYRNMYSCKSNFSKEK
- a CDS encoding thiolase family protein — its product is MFNKAYIPYGGYFSTPFCKWQGSLQNENSIKLAAQTGKRFLKAKGFDPQMIEFLYLGHTVIQPGSFFGASWAANEMGLTIPGMAISHACATSTNTIYSAALAVEMGTLSTAYCMMTDRISNGPHIIWPNPQGPGGEVVSENINMDNINRDPSTGFGMLTTAENVAREGGFTRAEADEVTLMRYQQYADALANDRAFQKKYMFPIELKSRKNTLIISEDEGVAQTTKEDLEKLRPVAEDGIHTFGSQTHPADGNTGMIITTKQKAAALSTEKVTVQVVSYGFNRTKKAFMPAAPAGAGQMAMEKAGIGINDLIAIKNHSPFIANDLHLAKTLGIKQTRINNYGTSLVFGHPQGPTIARLLMEGIEEAVIKGGGYVLVCGCAAGDSAAAIIVKVG
- a CDS encoding aldehyde ferredoxin oxidoreductase C-terminal domain-containing protein, yielding MWKTIRINSSNNTVKTENYKDAYLGLGGRSLIAQFLIDEVNPSCDPLGEEAKLIFCTGMFAGSGLVCADRLSVGAKSPLTNGIKESNVGGSVAGALAGHNIRAIVIEDIPKEDAAMQFVLIQSSGTISLEDASSYEGMNNYEFVEQMQNNYGEKVSVISIGRAGERLYKNSSLQVTEFGTNYPCRAAGRGGLGSVLGSKRIKGIVIQKATEKNTLEFADQEQFKKIKKELNQAVIESSKTSPFSLVGTASTIDLVGPAGIIPTHNFTGTISENIENLKSDKFLEFVNKNGKNKHPCQAGCLVKCSNIVNDDDGNFLTGGFEYETIALCGPNCDIYDYEAIAKMDRMCDDIGLDTIETGATIALCMEAGIIPWGDAIAALELYQQISDGTELGNLLGQGTEQVGRHFNSKRIPICKNQALPGYDPRGSIGTGYTYATTAMGADHTAGITLGPDDPSDVDGAIATSNIMQHIFAMADSMTCMMAMATLGGQLDKVAELYNALYGKNLSPDDLFAAADTTLRLEKEFNKQAGWKPEDNVMPEFFRNEALPATGRKFDIPVELLTMKATK